In a single window of the Mesorhizobium shangrilense genome:
- a CDS encoding DUF6492 family protein, which translates to MSTESLTRTASTPARRPTSAIVTPSYAPDFERCRLLCETLDHFVTGFDKHYLLVEQRDVSLFRALESPRRVVISERDLLPRWLVPIDDPLSGFKRRLWLSPFTMPLRGWHVQQLRRMAIAMASTEDVLVYCDSDVVFLKPFDCAAFHRDDKVRLYRNKDALLKPQIADQRAWSDNAARVLGIPVEPISNDDYITTVIAWRRATMVALCEHLEKVSGRNWVAAAGTRRKFSECMIYGRFVDDVLAGQDHFHDDREFCHVKWFGDPMSDEQLADFVATMAPEQVAIGMQSFIGTDLGRIRRLTGLV; encoded by the coding sequence ATGTCTACCGAATCGCTCACGAGGACGGCATCGACGCCGGCTCGCCGGCCGACATCGGCCATCGTGACACCGAGCTATGCGCCCGACTTCGAGCGCTGCCGTCTGCTCTGCGAGACGCTCGATCACTTCGTCACCGGATTCGACAAGCACTATCTGCTCGTCGAGCAACGCGACGTCAGCCTGTTTCGCGCGCTGGAATCGCCGCGCCGCGTCGTCATCAGCGAACGGGATCTGCTGCCGCGGTGGCTGGTGCCGATCGACGATCCGCTGAGCGGGTTCAAGCGTCGACTGTGGCTGAGCCCCTTCACCATGCCGCTGCGCGGCTGGCACGTGCAGCAACTGCGGCGTATGGCGATCGCCATGGCGTCGACGGAAGACGTGCTGGTCTATTGCGATTCCGACGTGGTGTTCCTCAAGCCCTTCGACTGCGCCGCGTTTCACCGCGACGACAAGGTCAGGCTCTATCGCAACAAGGACGCCTTGCTGAAACCCCAGATCGCAGATCAGCGGGCATGGTCCGACAATGCGGCGCGTGTGCTTGGGATTCCGGTAGAGCCGATCTCGAACGACGACTACATCACGACGGTGATCGCATGGCGTCGCGCGACCATGGTGGCCTTGTGCGAGCATCTGGAGAAGGTGTCGGGCCGCAACTGGGTCGCGGCCGCCGGAACCCGGCGAAAATTCTCGGAATGCATGATCTACGGCCGTTTCGTCGATGACGTCCTGGCCGGACAGGACCATTTCCACGACGACCGCGAATTCTGCCACGTCAAATGGTTCGGCGACCCGATGTCGGATGAACAACTGGCCGATTTCGTCGCAACGATGGCACCCGAACAGGTCGCCATCGGCATGCAGTCCTTCATCGGCACTGACCTGGGCCGCATTCGCCGGCTGACCGGGCTGGTCTGA
- a CDS encoding glycosyltransferase family 2 protein — MFALPPSVSIFARTRGLDEAAVEAVVTLPTFKRPQQLLDTLRSLEAQRTSRRFAIIVMENEAELREGAAAAAPLFEGATLPGLVIIAHQRGNCSAYNAGWETALVTFPNFRHLLVIDDDELADPDWLERMCAAADALGVDIVGGPQLPVFAEDAENRWSGHPVFAPPYSGTGRVPALYSSGNLLVGRHVLERMGPPFLDLRFNFMGGGDSDFLSRSVQAGFKLGWCAEAPVYEAVPARRTKADWIRARSLRNGVISTLVEKKKRAGTPFAGLKVFAKSLALLGASPFRAAVRLAQSASPQIAVYPIYVALGRVMAEFGYANEQYRQPEKN; from the coding sequence ATGTTCGCTTTGCCGCCTTCCGTCAGCATTTTCGCCCGAACGCGCGGCCTCGATGAAGCCGCTGTGGAGGCGGTGGTCACGCTGCCGACCTTCAAGCGCCCGCAACAGCTCCTCGATACGCTGCGTTCGCTCGAGGCGCAGAGGACGTCACGGCGTTTCGCGATCATCGTGATGGAGAACGAGGCCGAACTGCGCGAAGGCGCCGCCGCCGCGGCTCCCCTCTTCGAAGGCGCGACGCTCCCCGGACTCGTGATTATCGCCCATCAGCGGGGCAACTGCAGCGCCTACAATGCCGGCTGGGAAACGGCGCTGGTGACCTTCCCCAATTTCCGCCACCTCCTCGTCATCGATGACGACGAACTCGCCGACCCGGATTGGCTGGAGCGGATGTGCGCCGCCGCCGACGCGCTTGGCGTGGACATCGTCGGAGGGCCGCAACTGCCGGTCTTTGCCGAGGATGCGGAGAACCGCTGGAGCGGGCATCCCGTGTTCGCGCCTCCCTATTCCGGCACGGGCCGCGTTCCGGCGCTCTATTCGTCCGGCAATCTCCTGGTCGGCCGTCATGTCCTCGAGCGCATGGGGCCGCCCTTCCTCGACCTTCGCTTCAACTTCATGGGCGGCGGCGATTCGGATTTCCTGAGCCGTTCCGTCCAGGCCGGCTTCAAGCTTGGATGGTGCGCCGAGGCGCCGGTCTACGAGGCGGTCCCGGCGAGGCGCACGAAGGCCGACTGGATTCGTGCGCGCAGCCTGCGCAACGGCGTCATCTCGACCTTGGTCGAGAAGAAGAAGCGGGCGGGCACGCCCTTCGCAGGTCTGAAAGTCTTCGCCAAGAGCCTCGCGCTGCTTGGCGCCTCCCCCTTTCGTGCCGCGGTGCGCCTGGCGCAGAGCGCATCGCCGCAGATCGCGGTCTATCCGATCTATGTGGCGCTCGGCCGCGTGATGGCGGAATTTGGTTATGCCAACGAACAGTATCGCCAGCCCGAGAAGAACTGA
- a CDS encoding GumC family protein, whose product MERRRSDRQPYGGTEAPAGLAAEPAVDLPAGPLERTKDFVRGWLGPSPSRTSRADASAPGTDEVTDTQRAVGEFPMRVAADEPGQGHVVPPQVNQEFQQWTPLIDPLRVIGAIFDSKGLILAATIVGTLVGVGIALSTPKKYEAITELLVDPRDLKLSDRDLTQQGLPSDATLAIIENQVRVLTSGTVLGKVVDELKLDQDPEFNGQRKSFGLRSLIGELRAMLSRSSDDGGAADHRHTIAIENLARNLSVERGGKTFVVTIGARSESPEKSALIANKMREVFLQTSGEIQSQTAGRAADELAKGLDELRAGVEQAERKVAAFKAENDIIDPQGRLITDDEIIRLNEQLTGARARTLELNARAASVRDVGVDSVLGGAIPESLNSSVITELRSQYAALKNEADRLAVRLGPRHPQRQAIEAQLAGARDQIASELRRIGSSIQVELKRAVELEQQLAQRLAQLKVRQGDLGGELVELRELERVASTRRAVYESYLLRARETGEQRGINTANVSVISEAYPPLDPSGPSRSNIALTGMLLGFASGVGLAAMRGAYDSLRERRRQDRNGRRGPAPFSPGPGGSSPGPSGERSPLLARRSDHESPVPGEGAVRPDQADRFPNGHGRALRSAANDAHGYAWPSSHRSPIHGRPSADNASIASHASAYPYSEVIPYPELARSRSQQAGYQGWSSPERYVRAAEARMSPVEPGSAEAIAEIRASLAEFREAVRDLTESRQKRRFL is encoded by the coding sequence ATGGAGCGGAGGAGGTCGGACCGGCAGCCATATGGCGGGACCGAAGCCCCCGCAGGGCTCGCGGCGGAGCCGGCAGTCGATCTGCCCGCAGGTCCGCTTGAGCGCACCAAGGATTTTGTGCGCGGCTGGCTCGGTCCTTCGCCATCGCGCACGAGCCGCGCCGATGCGTCGGCGCCTGGCACGGACGAGGTGACGGATACGCAACGTGCCGTTGGCGAGTTCCCGATGCGCGTCGCCGCTGACGAGCCCGGTCAGGGCCACGTCGTCCCACCGCAGGTAAACCAGGAGTTCCAGCAGTGGACGCCGCTGATCGATCCGCTTCGGGTCATCGGCGCGATTTTCGACTCCAAGGGTCTGATCCTTGCCGCCACCATTGTCGGTACGTTGGTCGGTGTCGGGATCGCTCTGTCCACACCAAAGAAATACGAGGCCATCACCGAGCTTCTGGTCGATCCCCGCGACCTGAAGCTGTCCGACAGGGATCTGACCCAGCAGGGTCTCCCGTCGGATGCGACGCTTGCGATCATCGAGAACCAGGTGCGAGTGCTGACGTCCGGCACGGTGCTGGGCAAGGTCGTTGACGAACTCAAGCTTGACCAGGATCCCGAATTCAACGGCCAGCGCAAGTCGTTCGGCTTGCGCTCCCTAATCGGCGAACTGCGCGCGATGCTGTCGCGCAGCAGCGACGACGGAGGGGCAGCGGACCATCGCCACACCATCGCCATCGAGAATCTCGCCAGAAACCTGTCGGTGGAGCGCGGCGGCAAGACCTTCGTCGTCACCATCGGCGCCCGGAGCGAGAGCCCGGAGAAGTCGGCGCTCATCGCCAACAAGATGCGGGAGGTGTTCCTGCAGACGTCCGGGGAGATACAGTCGCAGACGGCCGGTCGCGCGGCCGATGAATTGGCGAAGGGGCTCGACGAGCTTCGCGCCGGGGTCGAGCAGGCCGAGCGCAAGGTGGCGGCCTTCAAGGCTGAGAACGACATCATCGATCCTCAAGGCCGGCTGATCACCGATGACGAGATCATCAGGCTGAACGAGCAATTGACTGGAGCGCGGGCCCGGACCCTTGAGCTCAATGCCAGGGCGGCAAGTGTTCGCGACGTCGGCGTCGATTCGGTGCTGGGCGGCGCAATTCCCGAAAGCCTGAATTCCAGCGTCATCACCGAACTCAGGTCGCAGTACGCGGCCTTGAAGAACGAGGCCGACCGGCTTGCCGTCAGGTTGGGGCCGCGCCATCCCCAGCGACAGGCCATTGAGGCCCAGCTTGCCGGCGCTCGCGACCAGATCGCGTCGGAACTGCGCCGCATCGGCTCGTCCATCCAGGTCGAACTCAAGCGCGCCGTGGAACTGGAGCAGCAACTGGCGCAGCGCCTGGCTCAGCTGAAGGTCAGGCAGGGCGATCTCGGCGGCGAACTGGTCGAGCTGCGTGAACTTGAGCGGGTGGCGTCCACCAGGCGCGCCGTCTACGAATCCTACCTGCTGCGCGCCAGGGAAACAGGCGAACAGCGTGGCATCAACACGGCCAACGTGAGCGTGATCTCCGAAGCCTATCCGCCGCTGGATCCCTCGGGTCCGTCGCGTTCGAACATCGCGCTGACTGGCATGCTGCTTGGGTTCGCCTCGGGCGTCGGCCTGGCAGCCATGCGTGGGGCCTATGACAGCCTGCGCGAACGCCGGCGGCAGGACCGCAACGGGAGACGGGGGCCTGCTCCGTTCTCGCCGGGTCCGGGCGGGTCATCGCCGGGGCCATCGGGCGAGAGAAGCCCGCTTCTGGCCCGGCGGAGCGACCACGAATCTCCGGTCCCCGGAGAGGGAGCCGTCCGTCCCGACCAGGCGGACAGATTTCCAAACGGCCACGGCAGGGCACTCCGCTCGGCGGCGAACGACGCGCACGGATACGCATGGCCGTCGTCCCACAGATCTCCGATCCATGGGCGCCCTTCAGCCGACAACGCGTCCATCGCGAGCCACGCGTCCGCCTACCCGTACTCCGAGGTAATTCCCTATCCCGAACTCGCGCGGAGCCGGTCGCAGCAAGCAGGATACCAGGGCTGGTCTTCCCCGGAGCGCTACGTGCGCGCTGCCGAAGCAAGAATGTCGCCGGTTGAGCCGGGTTCGGCAGAGGCTATCGCCGAGATACGCGCCAGCCTCGCCGAATTCCGGGAAGCGGTGCGCGATCTCACCGAGAGCCGGCAGAAGCGCCGCTTCCTTTGA
- a CDS encoding glycosyltransferase family 4 protein: MHLVFATSLVPDGAMTSGYEIATAAIVDALRRAGVRVTVVGFKLPGREAIDPDQTVVLGTLEVRTDRADTRTKLRWLGKAMLSNMTFSSAKLLAIPPAALKKELARLEPFDGFLLNSVQFAAAYEECFVHKPSLFAPYNVEYRSAAENAEAAHSAVERFLYRREARLLETVEKRLCDRASFVYTLAPEDRAPLGVASDARSAWLPLVARLTPPQRVTRRDIACDAALIGTWTWHPNLIGLEWFLNEVVPHLPSDFRVNIAGSVPTRIRSDHPGVRLVGRVPDATEFVLSGAAVPLISRAGTGVQLKTIETFELGLPSVATRSSLRGITNVPENCAVTDDAREFARLLVETSKKPDCIDGSRFYAAQRAALDATIRRGLETLKAGRLEAAA; this comes from the coding sequence ATGCATCTTGTGTTCGCCACTTCCCTCGTGCCTGACGGCGCCATGACGTCTGGCTATGAGATCGCGACAGCGGCCATCGTCGACGCGTTGCGTCGCGCGGGCGTGCGCGTGACCGTTGTTGGTTTCAAGCTGCCCGGCCGTGAGGCCATAGATCCGGACCAAACCGTGGTGCTGGGGACGCTCGAGGTCAGGACGGATCGCGCCGACACCCGCACGAAACTGCGCTGGCTCGGCAAGGCAATGCTCTCCAACATGACGTTTTCGTCGGCCAAGCTGCTGGCAATTCCACCGGCTGCGCTGAAGAAGGAACTGGCGCGGCTGGAGCCGTTCGACGGATTCCTGTTGAACTCGGTGCAGTTCGCCGCCGCATATGAAGAGTGCTTCGTCCACAAGCCTAGCCTCTTCGCACCCTATAACGTCGAGTACCGTTCCGCCGCCGAGAATGCCGAAGCCGCCCACAGCGCGGTCGAACGCTTTCTCTACCGGCGCGAGGCGCGCCTGCTCGAGACGGTGGAGAAGCGCCTCTGCGACAGGGCCAGCTTCGTCTACACACTGGCGCCGGAGGATCGCGCACCGCTCGGCGTCGCCTCGGATGCAAGGTCCGCGTGGCTGCCTCTGGTGGCGCGACTGACGCCGCCGCAGCGGGTGACCAGGCGGGATATCGCCTGTGACGCCGCCTTGATCGGCACCTGGACCTGGCACCCGAACCTGATAGGCCTCGAATGGTTCCTGAACGAGGTCGTGCCGCATCTGCCGTCTGACTTCAGGGTGAACATCGCAGGTAGCGTCCCGACAAGGATCCGATCCGACCATCCGGGCGTCCGCCTCGTGGGGCGCGTGCCGGACGCCACCGAATTCGTGCTGTCGGGCGCGGCGGTGCCGTTGATCAGCCGGGCGGGGACAGGCGTCCAGTTGAAGACGATCGAGACTTTCGAACTCGGCCTGCCTTCGGTGGCGACGAGGAGTTCGCTGCGCGGCATCACCAACGTTCCGGAGAACTGCGCCGTTACCGACGACGCCAGGGAGTTTGCGCGCCTGCTCGTCGAGACGTCGAAGAAGCCGGACTGCATCGACGGCAGCCGGTTCTATGCCGCGCAGCGCGCCGCCCTCGACGCCACCATCCGGCGTGGCCTCGAAACGCTGAAGGCGGGACGGCTTGAGGCGGCCGCATGA
- a CDS encoding lipopolysaccharide biosynthesis protein, with product MTDLADSAPVSRTAKLRRLLTARRNLLRGYLSAVSGSAGRLVFSLVYFVALANSLSIPDFGLFATASAAGVMLSRILAFGFISPLYRAASVKPRLIGVFTGGFLLMSALSLPALALASFGTYLLFFSPELSLPVFLTVIAAEALLWRPFEAVVIVNNGLGLFGRGALLVIMGTAFRAAAAGVFAFWPHHDLGSWSLLYLAANAGALLIGAALCYPRQRIRFRPALYWRRLHDAVTVAGSEVLFYLQSEFDKLIVLALGGPALAGIYAIVMRLVDLTAIPIRAFSMMLVQKMMRTPEMLRGLRARAGIEAAIFAVSTAALAAMAVVLHFFPTALGRNVAEAAPLVGLAIFVPGLRNLIEYQAELLYARGQTLLRVVSLAMLAALKALILFVLIRAASTPDGLIWSLNAGFLGLYLASAAFTYAALTRPARTF from the coding sequence ATGACGGATCTTGCAGACAGCGCTCCCGTAAGCAGGACGGCGAAGCTGAGGAGGCTCCTGACCGCCCGGCGCAACCTTCTGCGAGGCTATCTTTCAGCGGTCAGCGGCTCGGCCGGCCGGCTGGTCTTTTCGCTGGTCTACTTCGTTGCGCTCGCCAACTCGCTTTCGATCCCGGACTTCGGCCTTTTCGCCACCGCGAGCGCCGCAGGCGTGATGCTGTCGCGCATCCTGGCCTTCGGCTTCATCTCGCCACTCTACCGGGCCGCGAGCGTCAAGCCTCGGCTGATCGGCGTCTTCACCGGCGGCTTCCTGCTGATGTCCGCTCTCTCGCTGCCAGCACTCGCGCTGGCCTCGTTCGGGACCTACCTCCTGTTCTTCTCGCCCGAACTGAGCCTCCCGGTGTTCCTCACGGTGATCGCCGCCGAGGCGCTGCTGTGGCGTCCCTTCGAAGCTGTCGTCATCGTCAACAACGGACTGGGCTTGTTCGGACGCGGCGCGCTCCTGGTCATCATGGGAACGGCGTTCCGGGCTGCGGCGGCTGGCGTCTTCGCGTTCTGGCCGCATCACGATCTCGGCAGCTGGAGTCTCCTCTATCTGGCGGCCAATGCCGGCGCGCTGCTGATCGGCGCGGCGCTATGCTATCCAAGGCAGCGCATCCGCTTCCGGCCGGCGCTCTACTGGCGTCGCCTCCACGACGCCGTCACGGTCGCCGGCAGCGAGGTGCTGTTCTATCTGCAATCGGAGTTCGACAAGCTGATCGTGCTGGCGCTCGGCGGCCCCGCCCTCGCGGGCATCTATGCGATCGTCATGCGGCTGGTGGACCTCACCGCAATCCCGATCAGGGCCTTCTCCATGATGCTGGTCCAGAAGATGATGCGGACGCCGGAAATGCTGCGTGGCCTGCGCGCCAGGGCCGGCATCGAGGCCGCAATCTTCGCGGTGTCGACGGCCGCGCTTGCCGCAATGGCGGTAGTCTTGCACTTCTTCCCCACCGCACTCGGCCGAAACGTCGCCGAGGCCGCGCCGCTGGTCGGCCTCGCCATTTTTGTGCCTGGCCTGCGCAATCTCATCGAGTACCAGGCCGAACTCCTCTATGCACGCGGGCAGACGTTGCTGCGCGTCGTCAGCCTCGCCATGCTGGCAGCCCTCAAGGCGCTTATCTTGTTCGTCCTGATACGGGCGGCCTCGACGCCCGACGGCCTGATCTGGTCGCTCAATGCCGGGTTCCTCGGGCTTTATCTGGCGTCCGCAGCGTTCACCTATGCCGCGCTCACGCGCCCGGCCAGAACGTTCTGA
- a CDS encoding O-antigen ligase family protein — protein sequence MPTNSIASPRRTDRPWLARALASSVVPTVLAAVILTVIVISFRPFQPGGATLEPDAGGDIVNQLGFSALGGLALFAMLSCVNPRTISAFFSPWWLLMLGFFGLSIMNATDPSAAARGGLFTLIGIIAVVAVLALPRDGQAFASVFAVAGITVVVISYMGLILLPGAAMHSGADVEWEHAGLWRGVFAHKNIAGPVMAGFSFAGLYLYRRGWKRRGLFLLITAIIFMANTGSKTTAGLVPLAILIVMVPGLIGMRRLTVLLVALAFVGTAVATLGIVFIQPVKELVLSQIPDLTYTGRTSLWEFAGEMIMKRPWTGYGFESFWRGVAVMSTDHPFDRAWDVRTMVHGHNGYVDIAVAMGLPALLVAIMAFFIEPMRDYIRIPPLRENILLGDFFMMVFLFTALNAFLESFFFRRVDPVWVFFLISVFGLRMVARLPVPSGSLR from the coding sequence ATGCCAACGAACAGTATCGCCAGCCCGAGAAGAACTGACCGCCCGTGGCTGGCGCGCGCGCTGGCTTCGTCGGTCGTACCGACGGTTCTGGCGGCAGTCATCCTGACGGTCATTGTCATATCGTTCCGCCCGTTCCAACCGGGCGGCGCCACGCTGGAGCCGGATGCGGGAGGCGACATCGTCAACCAGCTGGGTTTCAGCGCCCTTGGCGGCCTGGCGCTGTTCGCCATGCTTTCCTGCGTCAACCCGCGCACGATTTCCGCCTTCTTCAGTCCATGGTGGCTGTTGATGCTCGGCTTCTTCGGCCTGTCGATCATGAATGCGACGGACCCCTCCGCCGCGGCGCGCGGGGGGCTGTTCACACTCATCGGAATCATCGCGGTCGTCGCCGTGCTTGCGCTGCCGCGCGACGGGCAAGCCTTTGCCTCAGTGTTCGCGGTCGCCGGGATCACGGTGGTGGTCATCAGCTACATGGGCCTGATTCTGCTGCCCGGCGCCGCGATGCATTCGGGCGCCGACGTCGAATGGGAGCATGCCGGCCTGTGGCGCGGCGTCTTCGCGCACAAGAACATCGCCGGACCGGTGATGGCCGGCTTCAGCTTCGCTGGACTCTATCTCTACCGACGCGGCTGGAAGCGCCGGGGCCTCTTCCTGCTGATCACCGCCATCATCTTCATGGCCAATACCGGCTCGAAGACGACCGCCGGCCTGGTGCCGCTCGCCATCCTCATCGTCATGGTTCCCGGACTGATCGGCATGCGGCGGCTTACGGTGCTGCTCGTTGCCCTGGCATTCGTCGGAACGGCTGTGGCGACACTCGGCATTGTCTTCATCCAGCCGGTAAAGGAACTCGTCCTCTCGCAGATTCCGGATCTCACCTACACGGGACGCACCTCCCTCTGGGAGTTCGCCGGCGAGATGATCATGAAGCGCCCGTGGACGGGATACGGCTTCGAGAGCTTCTGGCGGGGCGTCGCCGTGATGTCCACCGACCATCCGTTCGACCGTGCATGGGACGTCCGGACGATGGTCCATGGCCACAACGGCTATGTCGATATCGCCGTCGCCATGGGCCTGCCGGCGCTCTTGGTCGCGATCATGGCCTTCTTCATCGAACCGATGCGCGACTACATCCGGATCCCGCCGCTCAGAGAGAACATCCTCCTGGGCGACTTCTTCATGATGGTCTTCCTGTTCACGGCGCTGAACGCCTTCCTGGAATCCTTCTTCTTCCGGCGCGTCGACCCCGTATGGGTGTTCTTCCTGATCAGCGTGTTCGGCCTGCGCATGGTCGCGCGCCTGCCCGTGCCGAGCGGTTCCCTCCGATAG
- a CDS encoding WecB/TagA/CpsF family glycosyltransferase, translating into MNVRASTSTATPVSYRDIVGVRVAALHWSAAIELMQSRIADRHHTKVAFLNAHVANCAAADREFKQALRDFLVLPDGVGVDIASKLLHGEPLPANLNGTDFVPALLSQTQTPLTVGLIGGRRANLDGAVAALRRNIPQHHYRAVADGFFSETETAAICADLAAERPDILLVAMGVPKQEKWIAQHLDQRHATLPLAVGALFDFFAGAVPRAPGWVRRLRCEWLFRLWIEPGRLWRRYLIGNPQFLWRVLKQKIAG; encoded by the coding sequence ATGAACGTTCGAGCTTCTACCTCGACGGCGACACCGGTCTCCTATCGGGACATCGTCGGCGTGAGGGTGGCGGCCCTGCACTGGAGCGCTGCGATCGAATTGATGCAATCGCGCATCGCTGATCGACACCACACGAAGGTGGCGTTCCTCAACGCGCATGTCGCCAATTGCGCCGCCGCGGACCGTGAGTTCAAGCAGGCGCTGCGCGACTTCCTGGTCCTGCCCGATGGCGTCGGCGTCGATATTGCGTCGAAGCTTCTCCATGGCGAGCCGTTGCCGGCCAATCTCAACGGAACGGATTTCGTGCCGGCGCTGCTCTCGCAGACGCAGACACCGCTCACCGTCGGGCTGATCGGCGGGCGCCGCGCCAACCTTGATGGCGCAGTCGCCGCCCTGCGTCGCAACATACCCCAGCATCACTATCGAGCGGTGGCGGACGGCTTCTTTTCCGAAACAGAGACTGCCGCCATCTGCGCCGACCTCGCGGCCGAACGGCCCGACATCCTGCTCGTCGCCATGGGTGTTCCCAAGCAGGAGAAATGGATCGCGCAGCACCTCGACCAGCGCCATGCGACGTTGCCGCTTGCCGTCGGCGCGCTGTTCGACTTCTTCGCGGGGGCTGTGCCGCGGGCGCCGGGCTGGGTGCGCAGGCTGAGGTGCGAATGGCTGTTCCGCCTGTGGATCGAACCGGGCCGCTTGTGGCGGCGCTACCTTATCGGCAATCCGCAGTTCCTGTGGCGCGTGCTGAAACAGAAGATTGCAGGCTGA